The following proteins are encoded in a genomic region of Ostrea edulis chromosome 7, xbOstEdul1.1, whole genome shotgun sequence:
- the LOC125654681 gene encoding leucine-rich repeat neuronal protein 3-like yields the protein MLKVQVGLSVQFFSFLVMSFLFSHILSIQSNATKDGDSDWGAGSCPTNCTCKMTNYPKYRSFFNKTVVCIGVQFVNNVFPENIPLDVDILDLSQCHLTRLNLILPLKNLRFLDISFNNLRTMDRQIHKLTALRRLIVKNNSLSYLQNGAFSGMMYLDTLDLSNNQLYSIEPHTFGGLNYLKKLHLEGNRLHFLSPQWFVSMPSLGRLFLSNNLIGRLKANVFETLSGLFTMKLNKNRISHIEAGAFNGLTHLRILDLTDNQLQIIPTLELHNLPLLQYLQFDKNPILRIPTHAFHSVNLTMLTMSYMPNLKVIERESFLNLKDLVTLQLHDNSQLVYVDPHTFVNCTRLKNLYLHNNKLRSVSSILKDSLPSLKTLHVYNNELVCDCNAMWMKQENLKEKSNKTYRSVLFGDSMLKCNSPPHRKGILLRDLPLSALNFTCAPVIISLFKSSYNLSIGEELHLECYTMGLPSPQTSWRLPNGTTLRSGHLHRGRYEIHHNSTFILKYLYETDTGTYSCQAQSLSGYDVSSTAVTVNNKPVRISPEFVAGNFITISWNGTRNQWSMTGYEIHYRQLDGSENFQIIPLDRRLRQFRYTFTNLTPQTTYMFCIVYVFETELYTVHCTNITTSDLDLSATGITRINSKMVVGVVTSIFMLLILGCCVFVLRRFGKRKNYLEPLNSKDTDSLIDIIPLDSMYQGATTPAACSSRTSLIQSQD from the coding sequence ATGCTGAAAGTGCAAGTAGGCCTGTCTGTTCAATTTTTCAGTTTCCTTGTCATGAGTTTTTTGTTTTCACACATACTATCAATTCAGAGCAATGCAACAAAGGATGGTGATTCAGATTGGGGAGCAGGATCTTGTCCGACAAATTGTACCTGTAAAATGACCAACTACCCAAAATATCGAAGCTTTTTCAACAAGACTGTGGTGTGTATTGGAGTACAATTTGTGAATAATGTTTTTCCAGAAAACATTCCATTGGATGTTGACATTTTGGACCTGTCTCAATGTCATCTCACTCGTCTCAATCTAATATTGCCGCTAAAGAATTTGAGATTCTTAGACATTTCATTCAACAATTTGAGAACAATGGATAGGCAAATTCACAAGTTGACTGCTCTAAGACGGCTTATTGTGAAGAACAACAGCTTATCCTATCTACAGAATGGTGCTTTTAGTGGTATGATGTATCTTGACACCCTTGACCTCTCTAACAATCAATTGTATTCCATAGAGCCCCATACTTTTGGTGGATTAAATTATCTCAAAAAACTTCATCTTGAGGGGAACCGCCTCCATTTTTTGTCTCCTCAGTGGTTTGTCAGCATGCCAAGCCTCGGTCGGCTCTTTTTGTCTAACAATTTAATTGGACGACTTAAAGCTAATGTGTTTGAAACGCTCTCGGGCCTCTTCACAATGAAGCTTAACAAAAACAGGATTTCCCACATCGAGGCTGGTGCATTTAATGGACTGACACACCTGCGGATTTTGGATCTGACAGACAACCAACTTCAAATCATTCCAACTTTAGAACTCCATAATCTTCCATTGTTGCAGTACCTCCAGTTTGATAAAAATCCCATCCTCCGTATCCCAACACATGCCTTCCATTCGGTGAATTTAACAATGTTGACGATGAGTTACATGCCAAATTTAAAAGTCATAGAAAGAGAGTCATTTCTAAATTTGAAAGACCTGGTGACTTTACAACTTCACGATAACAGCCAACTTGTTTATGTCGATCCTCACACTTTTGTAAATTGTACCCGACTGAAAAACTTGTATCTTCACAATAACAAGTTGCGAAGTGTGTCTTCCATCCTTAAGGACAGTTTGCCTTCCCTGAAAACATTACATGTGTATAACAATGAACTTGTGTGTGACTGTAATGCAATGTGGATGAAACAAGAAAATCTAAAGGAAAAATCCAACAAGACTTATAGGTCGGTACTCTTTGGGGACTCCATGCTTAAGTGTAACTCACCACCACACAGGAAAGGCATTTTGCTGAGAGACCTGCCTTTGTCTGCTCTGAACTTCACATGCGCCCCtgtaattatttctttgtttaaaagcaGCTACAATCTCAGTATTGGGGAGGAGCTGCATTTAGAGTGTTACACTATGGGGTTGCCATCGCCCCAGACAAGCTGGCGATTACCCAACGGCACCACTCTGCGGAGTGGACATCTGCACAGAGGTCGATATGAAATTCATCATAATTCaacattcattttgaaatatctgTACGAAACTGACACAGGAACTTATTCTTGTCAAGCTCAGAGTCTGTCTGGATATGATGTGAGCTCGACGGCAGTTACCGTCAACAATAAGCCAGTCCGGATTTCTCCGGAGTTTGTCGCTGGAAATTTCATAACAATTTCGTGGAATGGAACTCGAAATCAGTGGTCCATGACTGGTTACGAGATTCATTATAGACAGCTGGATGGCTCTGAAAATTTCCAAATCATTCCATTAGATCGTCGACTTCGACAGTTCCGCTATACATTTACAAATCTCACTCCTCAGACAACTTACATGTTTTGTATAGTGTATGTATTTGAAACAGAACTGTATACGGTTCACTGCACCAACATCACTACAAGTGACCTCGATCTAAGTGCTACTGGAATAACACGTATAAATTCTAAAATGGTTGTAGGTGTGGTGACatcaatattcatgttgttGATTCTGGGATGTTGTGTTTTTGTGCTTCGTCGCTTTGGTAAAAGAAAAAACTACCTTGAACCACTGAACAGCAAAGACACAGACAGTTTGATAGACATAATTCCCTTAGATTCAATGTACCAAGGGGCAACAACTCCGGCAGCATGCTCTTCACGCACATCATTGATTCAGTCCCAAGACTGA